A single region of the Cereibacter sphaeroides 2.4.1 genome encodes:
- a CDS encoding AzlD domain-containing protein: MIEDSVQVWTVMIVLGLGTFLLRFSFLGLIGSRSLPLWALRLLRYTPVAVLPGLVAPLVLWPPATGGETDPARLAAAVATVALGLLTRNVFAAIFGGAAVLYLTPWLLSL, from the coding sequence ATGATCGAGGATTCCGTTCAGGTCTGGACCGTCATGATCGTGCTGGGACTCGGCACGTTCCTGCTGCGCTTCTCGTTCCTCGGGCTGATCGGCAGCCGCTCGCTGCCGCTGTGGGCGTTGAGGCTCCTGCGCTACACGCCGGTCGCCGTACTGCCGGGGCTGGTGGCGCCGCTGGTGCTCTGGCCGCCGGCAACGGGCGGCGAGACCGATCCCGCGCGGCTCGCCGCGGCGGTCGCCACGGTGGCTCTGGGTCTTCTCACCCGCAACGTCTTCGCCGCGATCTTCGGCGGGGCGGCGGTGCTCTACCTCACGCCGTGGCTCCTCAGCCTCTGA
- a CDS encoding aa3-type cytochrome c oxidase subunit IV codes for MAETNKGTGPMADHSHPAHGHVAGSMDITQQEKTFAGFVRMVTWAAVVIVAALIFLALANA; via the coding sequence ATGGCAGAGACTAACAAGGGGACCGGACCGATGGCAGATCACTCGCATCCCGCTCACGGGCATGTGGCAGGCTCGATGGACATCACCCAGCAGGAGAAGACCTTCGCGGGCTTCGTCCGGATGGTGACATGGGCCGCCGTGGTCATCGTCGCGGCCCTGATCTTCCTCGCGCTGGCCAACGCCTGA
- a CDS encoding MBL fold metallo-hydrolase produces MTAQIRTPFEIPPEEGSAIPLAPGVLWLRLPLPMQLDHVNVFALDDGDGWTLVDTGFDSRRGRAIWERLLAGPLGGRPVRRVIVTHYHPDHVGLAGWFQSMGAELVTTRTSWLYARMLVLDVQEVPAPETLAFWRGAGMPPAMLAERAAERPFNFSDMVAPLPLGFTRIVEGSELVAGGRRWRVRIGHGHAPEHATLWSLDDDLVLGGDQLLPGISANIGVYASEPEADPLADWLDSCRAFQAHAEPRHLILPGHKLPFTGLPLRLRQMIENHEGALERLRTHLAEPRTAVGCFLPLFGRELTGPAYGMALVEAVAHLNHLWHRGEVSRTVDAQGAWLWQRARG; encoded by the coding sequence GTGACGGCCCAGATCCGGACCCCGTTCGAGATCCCGCCCGAGGAAGGCTCGGCCATTCCACTCGCCCCGGGTGTGCTCTGGCTGCGCCTGCCGCTGCCGATGCAGCTCGACCATGTGAATGTCTTCGCGCTGGACGACGGCGACGGCTGGACGCTCGTGGACACGGGCTTCGACAGCCGCCGCGGCCGCGCGATCTGGGAGCGGCTTCTGGCGGGCCCGCTCGGCGGGCGGCCCGTCCGGCGGGTGATCGTGACCCATTACCACCCCGACCATGTGGGCCTTGCCGGCTGGTTCCAGTCGATGGGGGCCGAGCTCGTGACCACCCGCACCTCTTGGCTCTATGCCCGGATGCTGGTGCTCGACGTGCAGGAAGTGCCCGCGCCCGAGACGCTGGCCTTCTGGCGCGGGGCGGGGATGCCGCCCGCCATGCTGGCTGAGCGCGCGGCCGAGCGGCCCTTCAACTTCTCCGACATGGTGGCGCCCCTGCCGCTGGGCTTCACCCGGATCGTCGAGGGTTCCGAGCTGGTCGCGGGCGGGCGCCGCTGGCGGGTGCGGATCGGCCACGGCCATGCGCCGGAACATGCCACGCTCTGGAGCCTCGACGACGATCTGGTGCTCGGGGGCGATCAGCTTCTGCCGGGCATCTCGGCCAATATCGGCGTCTATGCCTCAGAGCCCGAGGCCGATCCCTTGGCCGACTGGCTCGACTCCTGCCGGGCGTTTCAGGCCCATGCCGAACCGCGGCACCTGATCCTGCCGGGCCACAAGCTGCCCTTCACGGGCCTGCCCCTCCGCCTGCGCCAGATGATCGAGAACCACGAGGGCGCGCTCGAGCGGCTGCGGACCCATCTCGCGGAACCCCGGACGGCGGTGGGCTGTTTCCTTCCGCTGTTCGGGCGCGAGCTGACGGGGCCGGCCTACGGCATGGCGCTGGTCGAGGCGGTGGCGCATCTGAACCACCTCTGGCACCGGGGCGAGGTCTCGCGGACGGTCGACGCGCAGGGCGCATGGCTCTGGCAGCGGGCCCGGGGCTGA
- a CDS encoding acyl-CoA dehydrogenase — MPYRAPLADFRFLLGHVVGLDQVAATERFAEATPETVEAILAEAGKLCEEVLAPLQRPGDLHPARLENGVVRTSPGYAEGYRAIADGGWVGIAASPEHGGMGLPMAVTTAVNEMMSSACLSLQLNPLLTQGQIEALEHHASDALKALYLPKLISGEWSGTMNLTEPQAGSDVGAVRTRAEPLEDGTYAITGQKIYITWADTDFNANVCHLVLARLPDGPQGTRGISLFLVPKFLPDAEGRPGPRNAVTVVSLEEKLGLHGSPTAVMDYDGAKGWLVGAPHKGMAAMFTMMNNARLGVGVQGVGVAEAATQAAVAYAMERRQGGPGGIIEHADVRRMLAVMKAETFSARAIALACAVALDMGRATGQPEWQARAALLTPIAKAYGTDVGIEVASMGVQVHGGTGFIEGTGAAQFLRDVRVTAIYEGTNGIQAMDLVGRKMMDGGEAAFRLLQEIEDAAETARHRLPDLANDVWAASEALREATETLVGQEMQDRFAGAVPYLRAFARVLGAHFHLTAAVTDPAREPLARVAIRRLLPEHAALLAQVREGAAGLYALSPEDLAA; from the coding sequence ATGCCCTATCGTGCGCCGCTGGCCGACTTCCGCTTCCTGCTGGGCCATGTGGTGGGCCTCGATCAGGTGGCCGCGACGGAGCGGTTCGCCGAAGCCACGCCCGAGACGGTCGAGGCCATCCTCGCCGAGGCGGGCAAGCTCTGCGAGGAGGTGCTGGCGCCGCTGCAGCGGCCGGGCGATCTGCATCCGGCCCGGCTCGAGAATGGCGTCGTGCGCACCTCGCCCGGCTATGCCGAGGGCTACCGCGCCATTGCGGACGGGGGCTGGGTGGGGATCGCCGCCAGCCCCGAGCATGGCGGCATGGGCCTGCCCATGGCGGTGACGACCGCCGTGAACGAGATGATGTCCTCGGCCTGTCTCTCGCTCCAGCTCAATCCGCTGCTGACGCAGGGCCAGATCGAGGCGCTGGAGCATCACGCCTCGGATGCACTGAAGGCGCTCTATCTGCCGAAGCTCATTTCGGGGGAGTGGAGCGGCACGATGAATCTGACCGAGCCGCAGGCGGGGTCGGACGTGGGCGCGGTGCGCACGCGGGCCGAGCCGCTGGAGGACGGCACCTATGCGATCACCGGGCAGAAGATCTACATCACCTGGGCCGACACCGACTTCAACGCGAACGTCTGCCACCTCGTGCTGGCGCGCTTGCCGGACGGGCCGCAGGGCACGCGCGGGATCAGCCTCTTCCTCGTGCCGAAGTTCCTGCCCGACGCCGAGGGCCGTCCGGGGCCGCGCAATGCGGTGACGGTGGTGAGCCTCGAGGAGAAGCTGGGCCTGCATGGCTCTCCCACTGCCGTCATGGATTATGACGGGGCGAAGGGCTGGCTGGTGGGCGCGCCGCACAAGGGGATGGCCGCGATGTTCACCATGATGAACAACGCCCGTCTCGGGGTCGGCGTGCAGGGCGTGGGGGTGGCCGAGGCCGCGACCCAGGCGGCCGTGGCCTATGCGATGGAGCGCCGGCAGGGCGGGCCGGGCGGCATCATCGAACATGCCGACGTGCGCCGGATGCTCGCCGTGATGAAGGCCGAGACCTTCTCGGCGCGCGCCATCGCGCTCGCCTGTGCCGTGGCCCTCGACATGGGCCGCGCGACGGGCCAGCCGGAATGGCAGGCGCGGGCCGCGCTTCTCACGCCGATCGCCAAGGCCTACGGCACCGATGTGGGCATCGAGGTCGCCTCGATGGGGGTGCAGGTCCATGGCGGCACGGGCTTCATCGAGGGCACCGGCGCCGCGCAGTTCCTGCGCGACGTGCGGGTGACGGCGATCTACGAGGGGACGAACGGCATCCAGGCGATGGACCTCGTCGGCCGCAAGATGATGGACGGGGGCGAGGCGGCCTTCCGCCTTCTGCAGGAGATCGAGGACGCGGCCGAGACCGCGCGCCACAGGCTGCCCGATCTGGCCAACGATGTCTGGGCCGCCTCCGAGGCGCTGCGCGAGGCGACCGAGACGCTGGTGGGCCAGGAGATGCAGGACCGGTTCGCGGGCGCGGTGCCCTATCTGCGCGCCTTCGCCCGCGTGCTCGGCGCGCATTTCCACCTGACGGCCGCCGTCACCGATCCTGCGCGCGAGCCGCTCGCGCGGGTCGCGATCCGCCGGCTGCTTCCGGAACATGCGGCGCTGCTCGCACAGGTGCGCGAGGGCGCGGCGGGGCTCTATGCGCTCTCGCCCGAGGATCTGGCCGCGTGA
- a CDS encoding L-threonylcarbamoyladenylate synthase: MTDTRLLPPTAEGIAEAARLLAAGGLVALPTETVYGLAGDARDDRAVARIFEAKGRPQFNPLIVHLPDLEAARRYARFDDEALRLAEAFWPGPLTLVLPLGDTPVSPLVSAGLSTVAIRVPAHPLAQQLLRAFGGPLAAPSANPSGRVSPTRPEHVLDGLSGRIEAVLDGGTCGVGVESTILAPGEPPLLLRPGGLPAEALEECLGRPLVAGGSADRPSAPGQLASHYAPEAPVRLGATEARPGESWIGFGKLGGPQNLSPSGDLVEAAANLFHFLREADREGRPIAVAPVPERGLGRAINDRLRRAAAPRP, from the coding sequence ATGACCGACACCCGCCTCCTGCCGCCCACCGCCGAAGGGATCGCCGAAGCGGCCCGCCTGCTTGCCGCGGGCGGCCTCGTGGCGCTGCCGACCGAGACGGTCTACGGCCTCGCCGGCGATGCCCGCGACGACCGCGCCGTGGCGCGGATCTTCGAGGCCAAGGGGCGGCCGCAGTTCAATCCGCTGATCGTCCATCTGCCGGACCTGGAGGCCGCGCGCCGTTATGCGCGGTTCGATGACGAGGCGCTGCGGCTTGCTGAGGCCTTCTGGCCCGGTCCCCTCACCCTCGTCCTGCCGCTGGGCGACACGCCCGTCTCGCCCCTCGTCTCGGCAGGCCTTTCGACCGTGGCGATCCGGGTGCCGGCCCATCCGCTGGCCCAGCAGCTGCTGCGCGCCTTCGGAGGGCCGCTCGCCGCCCCCTCGGCCAATCCCTCGGGCCGGGTGAGCCCGACCCGGCCCGAGCATGTGCTGGACGGCCTCTCGGGGCGGATCGAGGCGGTGCTCGACGGCGGCACCTGCGGCGTGGGCGTGGAATCGACGATCCTCGCCCCGGGCGAGCCGCCGCTTCTCCTGCGGCCCGGAGGTCTGCCCGCCGAGGCGCTGGAAGAGTGCCTCGGCCGGCCGCTCGTCGCAGGCGGCAGCGCCGACCGCCCCTCGGCGCCGGGTCAGCTCGCCTCGCATTACGCGCCCGAGGCGCCGGTGCGGCTCGGAGCGACCGAGGCGCGGCCCGGCGAGAGCTGGATCGGCTTCGGCAAGCTCGGCGGGCCGCAGAACCTGTCGCCCTCGGGCGATCTCGTGGAGGCGGCGGCGAACCTCTTCCATTTCCTGCGCGAGGCGGACCGCGAGGGGCGGCCCATCGCGGTGGCGCCTGTGCCCGAGCGGGGTCTCGGCCGCGCGATCAACGACCGCCTCCGCCGCGCCGCAGCCCCCCGGCCCTGA
- a CDS encoding DNA-3-methyladenine glycosylase I: MDLTRCPWCGQDPLYTAYHDTEWGVPEWEARALWEKLILDGFQAGLAWITILRKREAFRAAFQGFEPAVIASWGEADVVRLLGDAGIVRHRGKIEATIGNARAFLAIEERQGFSDFLWKHVEGRPVQNRFATMAEAPTETAAARAMSKELKAHGFRFCGPTIVYAFMQATGMVNDHLVGCHAHDRCASLAARPAG; the protein is encoded by the coding sequence ATGGACCTCACACGCTGCCCCTGGTGCGGACAGGATCCGCTCTACACCGCCTATCACGACACCGAATGGGGCGTGCCCGAATGGGAGGCGCGTGCCCTGTGGGAAAAACTCATCCTCGACGGCTTCCAGGCAGGCCTCGCCTGGATCACCATCCTGCGCAAGCGCGAGGCCTTCCGCGCCGCCTTTCAGGGCTTCGAGCCCGCCGTCATCGCCTCCTGGGGCGAGGCCGATGTGGTGCGTCTTCTGGGCGACGCGGGCATCGTGCGCCACCGCGGCAAGATCGAGGCCACCATCGGCAATGCCCGCGCCTTCCTCGCGATCGAAGAGCGGCAGGGCTTCTCGGACTTCCTCTGGAAACATGTCGAGGGACGGCCGGTGCAGAACCGCTTCGCCACGATGGCCGAGGCGCCGACCGAGACCGCCGCCGCCCGCGCCATGTCGAAGGAGCTGAAGGCGCACGGCTTCCGCTTCTGCGGGCCGACCATCGTCTATGCCTTCATGCAGGCCACCGGCATGGTGAACGACCATCTGGTGGGCTGCCACGCCCACGACCGCTGCGCGAGCCTCGCCGCGCGCCCGGCGGGCTGA
- a CDS encoding acetyl-CoA C-acetyltransferase: MTNVVIVSAARTAVGSFNGAFASTPAHDLGAAVIEAVVARAGIDKADVSETILGQVLTAGQGQNPARQAHIKAGLPQESAAWSINQVCGSGLRAVALAAQHVQLGDASIVVAGGQENMSLSPHVAHLRAGQKMGDLSFIDSMIKDGLWDAFNGYHMGQTAENVAAKWQISRDMQDEFAVASQNKAEAAQKAGRFADEIVPFVIKTRKGDVTVDADEYIRHGATLDAMAKLRPAFIKDGTVTAANASGINDGAAAVLVMSAEEAEKRGLSPLARIASYATAGLDPSIMGVGPIHASRKALEKAGWKVGDLDLVEANEAFAAQACAVNKDMGWDPSIVNVNGGAIAIGHPIGASGARVLNTLLFEMQRRNAKKGLATLCIGGGMGVAMCLERP, encoded by the coding sequence ATGACCAACGTGGTAATCGTGTCGGCGGCGCGCACGGCCGTCGGCAGCTTCAACGGCGCCTTCGCGAGCACGCCCGCCCATGACCTCGGCGCTGCCGTGATCGAGGCCGTGGTGGCCCGCGCCGGGATCGACAAGGCGGACGTGAGCGAGACGATCCTCGGCCAGGTGCTGACCGCGGGTCAGGGCCAGAACCCCGCCCGTCAGGCCCACATCAAGGCAGGCCTGCCGCAGGAAAGCGCCGCCTGGAGCATCAACCAGGTCTGCGGCTCGGGCCTGCGCGCGGTGGCGCTGGCGGCGCAGCACGTCCAGCTGGGCGATGCCTCCATCGTCGTGGCGGGCGGCCAGGAAAACATGAGCCTCTCGCCCCATGTGGCCCATCTGCGCGCGGGGCAGAAGATGGGCGACCTGAGCTTCATCGACTCGATGATCAAGGACGGGCTGTGGGACGCCTTCAACGGCTATCACATGGGCCAGACCGCCGAGAACGTCGCCGCGAAATGGCAGATCAGCCGCGACATGCAGGACGAATTCGCCGTCGCCAGCCAGAACAAGGCCGAGGCGGCACAGAAGGCCGGCCGCTTCGCCGACGAGATCGTGCCCTTCGTCATCAAAACCCGGAAGGGCGACGTGACAGTGGATGCCGACGAATACATCCGCCACGGCGCGACGCTCGACGCGATGGCCAAGCTGCGCCCCGCCTTCATCAAGGACGGCACCGTGACCGCGGCCAACGCCTCGGGCATCAACGACGGCGCGGCGGCGGTCCTCGTGATGAGCGCCGAGGAGGCCGAGAAGCGCGGCCTTTCGCCGCTGGCCCGCATCGCCTCCTATGCCACGGCGGGGCTCGATCCCTCGATCATGGGCGTGGGTCCGATCCATGCCAGCCGCAAGGCGCTCGAGAAGGCCGGCTGGAAGGTGGGCGATCTCGATCTGGTCGAGGCCAACGAGGCCTTCGCGGCGCAGGCCTGTGCCGTCAACAAGGACATGGGCTGGGATCCCTCGATCGTGAACGTGAACGGCGGCGCCATCGCCATCGGGCACCCGATCGGGGCCTCGGGCGCGCGCGTGCTGAACACGCTGCTGTTCGAGATGCAGCGCCGCAACGCCAAAAAGGGCCTCGCCACCCTCTGCATCGGCGGCGGCATGGGCGTCGCCATGTGCCTCGAGCGCCCCTGA
- the phbB gene encoding beta-ketoacyl-ACP reductase has translation MSKVALVTGGSRGIGAAISVALKNAGYTVAANYAGNDEAARKFTEETGIKTYKWSVADYDACAAGIAQVEAELGPVAVLVNNAGITRDSMFHKMTRDQWKEVIDTNLSGLFNMTHPVWSGMRDRKFGRIINISSINGQKGQAGQANYSAAKAGDLGFTKALAQEGARAGITVNAICPGYIATEMVMAVPEKVRESIIAQIPTGRLGEPEEIARCVVFLASDDAGFVTGSTITANGGQYFV, from the coding sequence ATGTCCAAGGTTGCTCTGGTGACGGGCGGTTCGCGGGGCATCGGCGCCGCCATCTCGGTGGCGCTGAAGAACGCGGGCTACACGGTCGCCGCGAACTATGCGGGCAATGACGAGGCGGCGCGGAAGTTCACCGAAGAGACCGGCATCAAGACCTACAAATGGTCCGTCGCGGATTACGATGCCTGCGCTGCGGGCATCGCGCAGGTCGAGGCCGAGCTCGGGCCGGTGGCTGTGCTGGTGAACAACGCCGGCATCACGCGGGATTCGATGTTCCACAAGATGACGCGCGACCAGTGGAAAGAGGTGATCGACACCAACCTGTCGGGCCTCTTCAACATGACCCACCCGGTCTGGTCCGGGATGCGGGACCGCAAGTTCGGCCGGATCATCAACATCTCTTCGATCAACGGCCAGAAGGGCCAGGCCGGGCAGGCGAACTATTCCGCGGCCAAGGCGGGCGACCTCGGCTTCACCAAGGCGCTGGCGCAGGAGGGCGCGCGGGCGGGCATCACCGTCAATGCGATCTGCCCCGGCTATATCGCGACCGAGATGGTGATGGCCGTGCCGGAAAAGGTGCGCGAGTCGATCATCGCCCAGATCCCGACCGGCCGCCTCGGCGAGCCGGAGGAGATTGCCCGCTGCGTGGTCTTCCTCGCCTCCGACGATGCGGGCTTCGTCACCGGATCGACCATCACGGCGAACGGCGGCCAGTATTTCGTCTGA
- a CDS encoding YdcH family protein, giving the protein MTVASHLQELRRKHETLSTSVEKAQRNPAMDALKISEMKKQKLKLKEEIARLSQA; this is encoded by the coding sequence ATGACTGTCGCTTCGCATCTGCAGGAACTGCGCCGCAAACACGAGACTCTCTCGACGAGCGTGGAGAAAGCTCAGCGAAACCCCGCCATGGACGCCCTGAAGATCTCCGAGATGAAGAAACAGAAACTCAAGCTGAAAGAGGAAATCGCCCGTCTTTCTCAGGCGTGA
- a CDS encoding tRNA1(Val) (adenine(37)-N6)-methyltransferase, which produces MFAPDELTSDGFLGGRLTVLQPRRGYRAATDPVLLAAAVPASAGQSVLELGCGAGVASLCLAARVPGLRLAGLELQPAYAALARENAAMNGVALEVVEGDLSAMPAALRQSFDHVIANPPYYPAGGGTGAADPGRERAMREETPLATWIEAAVRRLAPRGVLSLIFGADRLPDALAALDGRMGSSVLLPLQPREGRPAKRVILQSRKGGRAPFRLLPPFVLHEGAQHDGDRESFSPAAAHILRNGGEFPFRLI; this is translated from the coding sequence ATGTTCGCCCCGGACGAATTGACTTCCGACGGCTTTCTCGGCGGACGTCTGACGGTGCTGCAGCCGCGCCGGGGCTACCGGGCCGCGACCGATCCGGTGCTGCTCGCCGCGGCCGTTCCCGCCAGCGCGGGGCAGAGCGTGCTGGAACTGGGCTGCGGTGCCGGGGTCGCGAGCCTTTGTCTCGCGGCACGGGTGCCGGGGCTGCGGCTTGCGGGGCTGGAGCTGCAACCGGCCTATGCCGCGCTCGCGCGCGAGAATGCGGCGATGAACGGCGTGGCTCTCGAGGTTGTGGAGGGCGATCTCTCGGCGATGCCGGCGGCGCTGCGGCAGAGCTTCGACCATGTGATTGCCAATCCGCCCTACTATCCCGCGGGCGGCGGAACCGGAGCGGCCGATCCCGGACGCGAGCGGGCGATGCGCGAGGAGACGCCTCTGGCGACCTGGATCGAGGCCGCCGTGCGTCGTCTTGCGCCCCGCGGCGTTCTGTCGCTCATCTTCGGCGCGGATCGCCTGCCGGATGCGCTGGCCGCCCTCGACGGACGCATGGGCTCCTCCGTCCTCCTGCCGCTTCAGCCGCGCGAGGGCCGCCCGGCCAAGCGCGTGATCCTCCAGTCCCGCAAGGGCGGGCGGGCGCCGTTCCGGCTGCTGCCGCCCTTCGTGCTGCACGAGGGCGCCCAACATGACGGCGACCGCGAGAGCTTCAGCCCCGCGGCTGCCCATATCCTGCGCAACGGAGGGGAATTCCCGTTCAGGTTGATATGA
- a CDS encoding putative signal transducing protein, with amino-acid sequence MKELLRTTDPTIIAFATALLQGEDIDAFPVDVHMSVLEGSIGILPRRLFVPEEDWDRACRVMSDNGIPTTP; translated from the coding sequence ATGAAGGAACTGTTGCGCACGACCGACCCGACGATCATCGCCTTCGCCACCGCGCTCCTTCAGGGCGAGGATATAGACGCCTTTCCGGTGGACGTCCACATGAGCGTCCTCGAAGGCTCCATCGGCATATTGCCGCGGCGTCTGTTTGTCCCGGAAGAAGACTGGGATCGCGCCTGCCGGGTGATGTCCGACAACGGCATCCCGACGACCCCCTGA
- a CDS encoding polyprenyl synthetase family protein: protein MGLDEVSQKPHERLAAWLAEDMAAVNGLIRERMASKHAPRIPEVTAHLVEAGGKRLRPLLTLAAARLCGYEGPYHIHLAATVEFIHTATLLHDDVVDESHRRRGKPTANLLWDNKSSVLVGDYLFARSFQLMVETGSLRVMDILANASATISEGEVLQLTAAQDLRTTEDIYLQVVRGKTAALFAAATEVGGVVAGVPEAQVEALHAYGDALGIAFQIVDDLLDYGGVDAQIGKNTGDDFRERKLTLPVIKAVAQADAEERAFWQRVIEKGDQREGDLEQAHAIMSRHGAMEAARQDALRWVTVAREALGQLPEHPLREMLHDLADFVVERIA from the coding sequence ATGGGATTGGACGAGGTTTCGCAAAAGCCGCATGAACGGCTCGCCGCGTGGCTGGCCGAGGACATGGCCGCCGTCAACGGGCTGATCCGCGAGCGGATGGCCTCGAAACACGCGCCCCGCATTCCCGAGGTCACGGCGCATCTGGTCGAGGCCGGCGGCAAGCGGCTGCGGCCGCTCCTGACGCTCGCCGCGGCGCGGCTGTGCGGCTACGAGGGGCCCTATCACATCCATCTGGCCGCGACGGTGGAGTTCATCCACACGGCGACGCTGCTTCACGACGATGTGGTGGACGAAAGCCACCGCCGCCGCGGCAAACCCACGGCGAACCTGCTGTGGGACAACAAATCCTCGGTGCTGGTGGGCGACTATCTCTTCGCCCGCAGCTTCCAGCTGATGGTCGAGACCGGCTCGCTTCGCGTGATGGACATCCTCGCCAATGCCTCGGCCACCATCTCCGAGGGCGAGGTGCTGCAGCTGACCGCGGCCCAGGATCTGCGCACGACCGAGGACATCTACCTGCAGGTGGTGCGCGGCAAGACGGCCGCGCTCTTTGCCGCGGCAACCGAGGTGGGCGGCGTGGTCGCGGGCGTGCCCGAGGCGCAGGTCGAGGCGCTCCACGCCTACGGGGACGCGCTGGGGATCGCCTTCCAGATCGTCGACGACCTCCTCGATTATGGCGGCGTGGATGCCCAGATCGGCAAGAACACCGGCGACGACTTCCGCGAACGCAAGCTGACGCTGCCGGTCATCAAGGCGGTGGCCCAGGCCGATGCCGAGGAGCGCGCCTTCTGGCAGCGGGTGATCGAGAAGGGCGACCAGCGCGAGGGTGACCTCGAGCAAGCCCATGCGATCATGTCCCGCCACGGCGCCATGGAGGCCGCCCGGCAGGATGCGCTCCGCTGGGTCACGGTGGCGCGCGAGGCACTCGGCCAGCTGCCGGAGCACCCGCTGCGCGAGATGCTGCACGATCTGGCCGATTTCGTGGTCGAACGCATCGCCTGA
- a CDS encoding MmcB family DNA repair protein, protein MQTLTVPDSGLAPLLPGQRLARGVCRHLRSHDFVSVVELVPAPGLRVDVMALGPKGEIWVVECKSSRADYQSDRKWQGYLDWCDRFFFAVDEAFPVDLLPEGTGLMLADGYDAEILRIGPEGRLAPARRKAVIQGFARHAALRLQGLRDPGAFPG, encoded by the coding sequence ATGCAGACCCTTACCGTTCCCGATTCCGGCCTCGCCCCCCTCCTGCCCGGCCAAAGGCTCGCCCGCGGCGTCTGCCGCCATCTGCGCAGCCATGATTTCGTCTCGGTGGTCGAACTCGTGCCCGCGCCCGGCCTCAGGGTCGACGTGATGGCGCTGGGGCCCAAGGGCGAGATCTGGGTGGTGGAATGCAAATCCTCGCGCGCGGACTATCAGTCCGACCGCAAGTGGCAGGGCTATCTCGACTGGTGCGACCGCTTCTTCTTCGCGGTGGACGAGGCCTTTCCGGTGGATCTCCTGCCCGAGGGCACCGGCCTCATGCTCGCCGACGGCTACGATGCCGAGATCCTGCGCATCGGCCCCGAGGGGCGGCTCGCGCCCGCGCGGCGCAAGGCCGTGATCCAGGGATTCGCCCGCCACGCGGCCCTGCGCCTGCAGGGTCTGCGCGATCCGGGCGCCTTCCCCGGCTGA
- a CDS encoding DUF6324 family protein — translation MGIDKQSELAANLQIGPTSLGMVRIYIEGEGVDLPLDFDPDEADEIAEELRAAAERARAMAKDNRGPEPKKRK, via the coding sequence ATGGGGATCGACAAACAGAGCGAGCTTGCCGCGAACCTGCAGATCGGGCCGACCTCGCTCGGCATGGTGCGGATCTATATCGAGGGCGAGGGCGTGGACCTGCCGCTCGATTTCGACCCCGACGAGGCCGACGAGATCGCCGAGGAGCTGCGCGCCGCAGCCGAGCGTGCGCGCGCGATGGCCAAGGACAACCGCGGGCCGGAGCCGAAGAAGCGGAAGTGA
- a CDS encoding GNAT family N-acetyltransferase, which translates to MQDALELRDLEIGDAGWIVARHAEIYAAEAGFDLSFEAQVAEHMSRFIRTRDPARERAFIACLGGRRVGCLLCTRMGDESARISLFLVEPEMRCRGIGRHLLQQAMNFARAHGYASLCFWTFNGHHTSESLYVSSGFRRVTSHPAHSFGRDVIEQEWEIVL; encoded by the coding sequence ATGCAGGACGCATTGGAACTGCGCGACCTCGAGATCGGCGACGCGGGCTGGATCGTGGCCCGGCACGCCGAGATCTATGCGGCCGAGGCGGGGTTCGACCTGAGCTTCGAGGCACAGGTGGCCGAGCACATGTCCCGTTTCATCCGCACCCGCGATCCGGCCCGCGAGCGCGCCTTCATCGCCTGTCTCGGCGGCCGCCGGGTAGGCTGCCTGCTCTGCACCCGCATGGGCGACGAAAGCGCCCGGATCAGCCTGTTCCTCGTCGAGCCCGAGATGCGCTGCCGCGGGATCGGCCGCCACCTCCTGCAGCAGGCGATGAACTTTGCCCGCGCCCACGGCTATGCGTCCCTCTGCTTCTGGACCTTCAACGGGCACCACACCTCGGAGTCGCTCTATGTCTCGTCGGGCTTCCGGAGGGTCACCTCCCACCCGGCCCATTCCTTCGGCCGCGACGTGATCGAGCAGGAATGGGAGATCGTGCTCTGA